A single region of the Jaculus jaculus isolate mJacJac1 chromosome 15, mJacJac1.mat.Y.cur, whole genome shotgun sequence genome encodes:
- the C15H19orf25 gene encoding UPF0449 protein C19orf25 homolog has product MGSKAKKRVVLPTRPAPPTVAQIVEDVRGAPALDPVFTALAPEDPPEDPEAQQELYQQSRTYVATNEHLRQARDGLRQKCEELRRAGDRLEEEVNQVTAAAFSG; this is encoded by the exons ATGGGCTCCAAGGCCAAGAAGCGCGTGGTGCTGCCCACCCGGCCCGCGCCTCCCACGGTGGCGCAGATTGTGGAGGACGTGCGAGGGGCGCCGGCGCTGGACCCTGTCTTCACCGCCCTGGCCCCGGAAG ACCCCCCAGAAGACCCCGAGGCCCAGCAGGAACTCTACCAGCAGAGCCGGACATATGTGGCTACCAACGAACACCTGCGGCAGGCCCGAGATGGACTGAGGCAGAAGTGTGAGGAGCTGCGGCGAGCAGGTGACAGGCTGGAAGAAGAAGTGAACCAGGTGACTGCAGCTGCTTTCTCTGGCTGA
- the Pcsk4 gene encoding proprotein convertase subtilisin/kexin type 4 isoform X2 — MVQIAPRLGAPTPRLPSKPAPTRAHRLSSTRTTLLRPLGIFPDGEYFHLRHRGVPQKSLSPHWGHHLRLKKDPKVQWFQQQTILRRVKRSLGVPTDPWFSKQWYMNNEIQPDLNILPVWNQGLTGRGIVVSILDDGIEKDHPDLWANYDPLASYDFNDYDPDPQPRYTSSDENRHGTRCAGEVAATASNGFCGAGVAFNARIGGVRMLDGTITDVVEAQSLSLRPQHVHIYSASWGPEDDGRTVDGPGVLTLEAFRRGVTKGRGGLGTLFIWASGNGGLHYDNCNCDGYTNSIHTLSVGSTTRHGQVPWYSEACASTLTTTFSSGVATDPQIVTTDLHHQCSDKHTGTSASAPLAAGMIALALEANPRLSWRDTQHLVIRASSPAQLQAEDWRTNGVGRPVSHHYGYGLLDAGLLVELARTWQPTRPQKKCTIEVVHTPTPILPLLRVTKNVSACAGRWHRHIRSLEHVQVRLSLTYSRRGDLEISLTSPMGTRSTLVAIRPLDVSGQGYNNWVFMSTHYWDEDPQGLWTLTLENKGYYFNTGTLYRYTLILYGTTEDMTARPSGPQNVTSP, encoded by the exons ATGGTACAGATTGCCCCGCGGCTGGGAGCTCCAACTCCCCGGCTGCCCAGCAAACCGGCCCCTACGAGAGCGCACCGCCTTAGCTCCACGCGGACTACTCTGCTCCGCCCCTTGGGT ATCTTCCCTGACGGGGAGTATTTCCACCTACGGCACCGGGGTGTGCCCCAGAAGTCCCTTAGCCCACATTGGGGCCACCACCTACGTCTGAAAAAAGACCCCAAG GtgcagtggttccagcagcagacAATACTGCGAAGGGTAAAGCGCTCTTTGGGGGTGCCCACAGATCCCTGGTTCTCCAAGCAGTGGTACATG AACAATGAGATACAGCCAGACCTCAACATTCTGCCTGTCTGGAACCAGGGATTGACGGGCCGGGGCATTGTGGTCTCCATCCTGGATGATGGCATCGAGAAAGACCACCCAGACCTCTGGGCCAATTAC GACCCTTTGGCCAGCTATGACTTTAATGATTATGACCCAGATCCCCAGCCTCGCTACACATCCAGTGATGAGAACCG GCATGGGACCCGCTGTGCAGGGGAGGTGGCTGCCACAGCTAGCAATGGCTTCTGCGGGGCTGGTGTGGCCTTCAATGCCCGAATCGGAG GTGTGCGCATGCTGGATGGCACCATCACTGACGTCGTGGAGGCACAATCCCTAAGCCTGCGGCCGCAACATGTCCACATCTACAGTGCCAGCTGGGGGCCCGAGGATGATGGCCGCACAGTGGATGGCCCGGGCGTCCTCACCCTGGAGGCCTTCAGGCGCGGTGTGACCAAG GGCCGCGGTGGACTTGGAACACTCTTCATCTGGGCCTCCGGCAACGGTGGCCTCCATTATGACAACTGTAATTGCGATGGGTACACCAACAGTATCCACACGCTGTCGGTGGGCAGTACCACACGGCATGGCCAAGTTCCCTGGTACAGCGAGGCCTGCGCCTCCACACTCACCACCACCTTCAGCAGCGGCGTGGCCACTGACCCCCAGATC GTCACCACAGACCTGCACCACCAGTGCTCCGACAAGCACACGGGCACCTCTGCCTCGGCCCCGCTAGCTGCCGGCATGATCGCCCTGGCTCTAGAGGCCAA CCCGCGGCTCTCCTGGAGGGACACGCAGCACCTGGTGATCCGTGCGTCCAGCCCCGCGCAGCTGCAGGCGGAGGACTGGAGGACCAACGGCGTGGGGCGCCCAG TGAGCCACCACTACGGCTACGGACTGCTGGACGCGGGGCTGCTGGTGGAGTTGGCGCGCACGTGGCAGCCCACACGGCCACAGAAGAAATGTACCATTGAAGTGGTGCACACCCCTAC CCCCATCCTGCCACTGCTGCGAGTCACCAAGAATGTGTCTGCATGCGCGGGCCGCTGGCATCGCCACATCCGCTCACTGGAGCACGTGCAGGTCCGGCTGTCGCTGACCTACAGCCGCCGCGGGGACCTGGAGATCTCGCTCACCAGCCCCATGGGCACCCGCTCCACACTCGTGGCCATTAG ACCCCTGGATGTCAGTGGCCAAGGTTACAACAACTGGGTCTTCATGTCCACCCACTACTGGGATGAGGACCCGCAGGGCCTGTGGACCCTGACCCTGGAGAACAAGGGCTACTATTTCAACACGG GGACACTGTACCGTTACACACTGATACTTTATGGAACGACTGAGGACATGACTGCGAGGCCTTCAGGCCCCCAG AATGTCACCAGTCCATAA
- the Pcsk4 gene encoding proprotein convertase subtilisin/kexin type 4 isoform X1, whose protein sequence is MCPAPTKLWLPLAVALVFLGTLALGWASSGVPIYVSSWAVRVTQGGQVAERLARKFGFINLGQIFPDGEYFHLRHRGVPQKSLSPHWGHHLRLKKDPKVQWFQQQTILRRVKRSLGVPTDPWFSKQWYMNNEIQPDLNILPVWNQGLTGRGIVVSILDDGIEKDHPDLWANYDPLASYDFNDYDPDPQPRYTSSDENRHGTRCAGEVAATASNGFCGAGVAFNARIGGVRMLDGTITDVVEAQSLSLRPQHVHIYSASWGPEDDGRTVDGPGVLTLEAFRRGVTKGRGGLGTLFIWASGNGGLHYDNCNCDGYTNSIHTLSVGSTTRHGQVPWYSEACASTLTTTFSSGVATDPQIVTTDLHHQCSDKHTGTSASAPLAAGMIALALEANPRLSWRDTQHLVIRASSPAQLQAEDWRTNGVGRPVSHHYGYGLLDAGLLVELARTWQPTRPQKKCTIEVVHTPTPILPLLRVTKNVSACAGRWHRHIRSLEHVQVRLSLTYSRRGDLEISLTSPMGTRSTLVAIRPLDVSGQGYNNWVFMSTHYWDEDPQGLWTLTLENKGYYFNTGTLYRYTLILYGTTEDMTARPSGPQNVTSP, encoded by the exons ATGTGTCCCGCCCCGACGAAGCTCTGGCTGCCCTTGGCCGTGGCCCTAGTCTTCCTGGGCACCTTGGCTTTGGGTTGGGCTTCGTCTGGGGTCCCCATCTATGTCAGCAGCTGGGCCGTGAGGGTCACACAAGGTGGCCAGGTGGCAGAGCGCCTAGCACGAAAATTTGGCTTCATCAACCTGGGGCAG ATCTTCCCTGACGGGGAGTATTTCCACCTACGGCACCGGGGTGTGCCCCAGAAGTCCCTTAGCCCACATTGGGGCCACCACCTACGTCTGAAAAAAGACCCCAAG GtgcagtggttccagcagcagacAATACTGCGAAGGGTAAAGCGCTCTTTGGGGGTGCCCACAGATCCCTGGTTCTCCAAGCAGTGGTACATG AACAATGAGATACAGCCAGACCTCAACATTCTGCCTGTCTGGAACCAGGGATTGACGGGCCGGGGCATTGTGGTCTCCATCCTGGATGATGGCATCGAGAAAGACCACCCAGACCTCTGGGCCAATTAC GACCCTTTGGCCAGCTATGACTTTAATGATTATGACCCAGATCCCCAGCCTCGCTACACATCCAGTGATGAGAACCG GCATGGGACCCGCTGTGCAGGGGAGGTGGCTGCCACAGCTAGCAATGGCTTCTGCGGGGCTGGTGTGGCCTTCAATGCCCGAATCGGAG GTGTGCGCATGCTGGATGGCACCATCACTGACGTCGTGGAGGCACAATCCCTAAGCCTGCGGCCGCAACATGTCCACATCTACAGTGCCAGCTGGGGGCCCGAGGATGATGGCCGCACAGTGGATGGCCCGGGCGTCCTCACCCTGGAGGCCTTCAGGCGCGGTGTGACCAAG GGCCGCGGTGGACTTGGAACACTCTTCATCTGGGCCTCCGGCAACGGTGGCCTCCATTATGACAACTGTAATTGCGATGGGTACACCAACAGTATCCACACGCTGTCGGTGGGCAGTACCACACGGCATGGCCAAGTTCCCTGGTACAGCGAGGCCTGCGCCTCCACACTCACCACCACCTTCAGCAGCGGCGTGGCCACTGACCCCCAGATC GTCACCACAGACCTGCACCACCAGTGCTCCGACAAGCACACGGGCACCTCTGCCTCGGCCCCGCTAGCTGCCGGCATGATCGCCCTGGCTCTAGAGGCCAA CCCGCGGCTCTCCTGGAGGGACACGCAGCACCTGGTGATCCGTGCGTCCAGCCCCGCGCAGCTGCAGGCGGAGGACTGGAGGACCAACGGCGTGGGGCGCCCAG TGAGCCACCACTACGGCTACGGACTGCTGGACGCGGGGCTGCTGGTGGAGTTGGCGCGCACGTGGCAGCCCACACGGCCACAGAAGAAATGTACCATTGAAGTGGTGCACACCCCTAC CCCCATCCTGCCACTGCTGCGAGTCACCAAGAATGTGTCTGCATGCGCGGGCCGCTGGCATCGCCACATCCGCTCACTGGAGCACGTGCAGGTCCGGCTGTCGCTGACCTACAGCCGCCGCGGGGACCTGGAGATCTCGCTCACCAGCCCCATGGGCACCCGCTCCACACTCGTGGCCATTAG ACCCCTGGATGTCAGTGGCCAAGGTTACAACAACTGGGTCTTCATGTCCACCCACTACTGGGATGAGGACCCGCAGGGCCTGTGGACCCTGACCCTGGAGAACAAGGGCTACTATTTCAACACGG GGACACTGTACCGTTACACACTGATACTTTATGGAACGACTGAGGACATGACTGCGAGGCCTTCAGGCCCCCAG AATGTCACCAGTCCATAA
- the Reep6 gene encoding receptor expression-enhancing protein 6 isoform X1: MDGLRQRFEHFLEQRNFITEALGALEVRTGVEKRYLAAGAVTVLSLYLLFGYGAPLLCNVIGFVYPAYASIKAIESPSKEDDTVWLTYWVVYALFGLVEFFSDLLLFWFPFYYAGKCVFLLFCMTPGPWNGALLLYHRVVRPLFLKHHVALDNAVSHLGGRALDAAAGITRDAKSRPSLPQTHK, from the exons ATGGACGGTCTTCGGCAGCGCTTCGAGCACTTCCTAGAACAGAGGAACTTTATCACCGAAGCCCTCGGGGCGCTCGAAGTCAGGACCGGAGTCGAGAAGCGCTACCTCGCTGCGG GAGCCGTCACGGTGCTAAGCCTGTATCTTCTGTTCGGCTACGGGGCGCCTCTACTGTGCAATGTGATAGGATTTGTGTACCCCGCGTATGCGTC AATCAAAGCTATCGAGAGCCCAAGCAAGGAGGACGACACTGTGTGGCTCACTTACTGGGTGGTGTACGCCCTCTTCGGACTAGTGGAGTTCTTCAGCGATCTACTCCTGTTCTGGTTCCCTTTCTACTACGCGGGCAAG TGCGTCTTCCTGTTATTCTGCATGACGCCGGGCCCCTGGAACGGGGCCCTGCTGCTGTACCACAGGGTGGTGCGACCGCTGTTCCTCAAACATCACGTGGCCCTCGACAACGCCGTCAGCCATCTCGGAGGAAGAGCTCTGGACGCAGCAGCTGGGATCACTCGGGACG CCAAATCAAGACCGAGCCTGCCACAGACACACAAATGA
- the Reep6 gene encoding receptor expression-enhancing protein 6 isoform X2, translating to MDGLRQRFEHFLEQRNFITEALGALEVRTGVEKRYLAAGAVTVLSLYLLFGYGAPLLCNVIGFVYPAYASIKAIESPSKEDDTVWLTYWVVYALFGLVEFFSDLLLFWFPFYYAGKCVFLLFCMTPGPWNGALLLYHRVVRPLFLKHHVALDNAVSHLGGRALDAAAGITRDVLQALARGRAFVTPAVVELEPPAALEADRM from the exons ATGGACGGTCTTCGGCAGCGCTTCGAGCACTTCCTAGAACAGAGGAACTTTATCACCGAAGCCCTCGGGGCGCTCGAAGTCAGGACCGGAGTCGAGAAGCGCTACCTCGCTGCGG GAGCCGTCACGGTGCTAAGCCTGTATCTTCTGTTCGGCTACGGGGCGCCTCTACTGTGCAATGTGATAGGATTTGTGTACCCCGCGTATGCGTC AATCAAAGCTATCGAGAGCCCAAGCAAGGAGGACGACACTGTGTGGCTCACTTACTGGGTGGTGTACGCCCTCTTCGGACTAGTGGAGTTCTTCAGCGATCTACTCCTGTTCTGGTTCCCTTTCTACTACGCGGGCAAG TGCGTCTTCCTGTTATTCTGCATGACGCCGGGCCCCTGGAACGGGGCCCTGCTGCTGTACCACAGGGTGGTGCGACCGCTGTTCCTCAAACATCACGTGGCCCTCGACAACGCCGTCAGCCATCTCGGAGGAAGAGCTCTGGACGCAGCAGCTGGGATCACTCGGGACG tgctgcaggccctggcacgggGCCGGGCTTTCGTCACTCCAGCAGTGGTGGAGCTGGAGCCCCCAGCTGCACTGGAAGCCGATCGTATGTAA